One Novosphingobium sp. G106 DNA segment encodes these proteins:
- a CDS encoding adenosylmethionine--8-amino-7-oxononanoate transaminase, with product MSPIWHPFTQHGLQEPIPLVERAEGAALYLADGRRIVDAISSWWVTTHGHANPHIAAAIAVQAAQLDQLIFAGWTHEPAETLARNLIALMPHPLAHVFFSDSGSTSVEVALKMALGFWHNRGEPRHRILVMEHSYHGDTIGAMSVGARGVFNRAYEKLLFDVGTIPFPKAGSEQATLDALDAACRAEPVAAFIVEPLVLGAGGMLMYSPDTLRAMHAICEQHGVLFVADEVMTGWGRTGTLLACEQAGITPDIICLAKGITGGSLPLAVTLATPAIFEAHWSTDPAKQFFHSSSYTANPIACAAANANLQIWRDEPVRKRITRLAERQAAMLGELAKLPRVANVRQCGTIIALDVVDTEGAGYLSEIGPRLRESFRSAPVLLRPLGNTVYVMPPYCIDETDLGSVRDAIVEAVTSLGS from the coding sequence ATGAGCCCGATCTGGCACCCCTTTACCCAGCACGGCTTGCAGGAGCCGATCCCGCTGGTCGAGCGGGCCGAGGGTGCGGCGCTCTACCTCGCCGACGGGCGCCGCATCGTCGACGCCATCTCGTCCTGGTGGGTGACGACGCACGGCCACGCGAACCCGCACATCGCCGCGGCCATCGCGGTCCAGGCCGCGCAACTCGACCAGCTCATCTTTGCGGGCTGGACGCACGAGCCGGCCGAGACACTGGCGCGCAATCTCATCGCCCTGATGCCGCATCCGCTGGCGCATGTGTTCTTCTCGGACTCAGGCTCGACGAGCGTCGAGGTGGCACTGAAGATGGCGCTCGGCTTCTGGCACAACCGCGGCGAGCCGCGGCACCGTATCCTGGTGATGGAGCACTCCTACCACGGCGACACGATCGGTGCGATGTCGGTCGGCGCGCGCGGCGTGTTCAACCGCGCCTACGAAAAGCTGCTGTTCGACGTCGGCACTATCCCGTTCCCGAAGGCCGGCAGCGAACAGGCCACGCTCGACGCGCTCGATGCCGCCTGCCGGGCCGAGCCGGTCGCCGCCTTCATCGTCGAGCCGCTCGTGCTTGGCGCGGGCGGCATGCTGATGTATTCGCCCGACACGCTGCGCGCGATGCACGCAATCTGCGAGCAGCACGGCGTGCTGTTCGTCGCCGACGAGGTCATGACCGGCTGGGGCCGCACCGGCACCCTGCTCGCCTGCGAGCAAGCCGGCATAACGCCCGACATCATCTGCCTGGCCAAGGGCATCACCGGCGGATCACTACCGCTCGCCGTCACGCTAGCGACGCCGGCGATCTTCGAGGCGCACTGGTCGACCGATCCGGCCAAGCAGTTCTTCCATTCGTCGAGCTATACCGCCAACCCGATCGCCTGCGCCGCCGCCAATGCCAACCTGCAGATCTGGCGCGACGAGCCCGTGCGCAAACGCATAACCCGGCTCGCCGAGCGGCAGGCTGCGATGCTGGGCGAGTTGGCCAAGCTGCCACGCGTCGCCAATGTCCGCCAATGCGGCACGATCATCGCGCTCGACGTGGTCGACACCGAAGGCGCCGGTTACCTTTCCGAGATCGGCCCGCGACTGCGCGAGAGCTTCCGCAGCGCACCCGTGTTGCTGCGCCCGCTGGGCAATACGGTCTATGTCATGCCGCCCTATTGCATCGACGAGACCGACCTCGGCAGCGTCCGCGATGCCATCGTCGAAGCGGTCACTTCGCTCGGGAGCTAA
- a CDS encoding amidohydrolase family protein yields the protein MKMEDMVLISVDDHITEPAEVFDNQLSGEAYATAPKLRERENGANYWEYQGAQMGSVALNAVVGRPREEYGFEPTNLSQLRKGCYDVHARVDDMDVNGIASSMNFSSLAGMDGGVYLNAPDRNLSLTHLRAYNDWHIDEWCGAYPDRFIPLGLLPLWDPNLMAAEVKRLADKGCHAVVFNDNPTKRGLPSVHSDHWEPFWKALVDNDTAVCLHIGCGNVSPHPSMESPIEVNIATMPMAVAFGAADWLNLAALKRYPTMKIALSESGIGWIPYLLERADYSNEQHRAWTHSGIYFEGQKPSDVFKKHFTSCFIDDAYGLRNLDLIGEDRVMYEVDYPHSDTPWPHAPEVLWKSVGHLTDNQIDKITHLNAMREFKFNPFKENTRETLSVGALRAKAKAKGVDVSIKSQSGERPAQVGEVRPVTSGDVVAMFGRHAEPADA from the coding sequence ATGAAAATGGAAGATATGGTGCTGATCAGCGTCGATGATCACATCACCGAACCCGCCGAAGTCTTCGACAACCAGCTGTCCGGTGAAGCCTATGCCACCGCGCCCAAACTGCGCGAGCGTGAGAACGGCGCCAACTACTGGGAATACCAGGGCGCACAGATGGGCTCGGTCGCGCTCAACGCCGTGGTCGGCCGCCCGCGCGAGGAATACGGCTTCGAGCCGACCAACCTCAGCCAGCTGCGCAAGGGCTGCTACGACGTCCACGCGCGCGTCGACGACATGGACGTCAACGGCATCGCCTCGTCGATGAACTTCTCGAGCCTCGCGGGGATGGACGGCGGCGTCTATCTCAACGCACCCGACCGGAACCTCTCGCTTACCCACCTGCGTGCCTACAACGATTGGCACATCGACGAGTGGTGCGGCGCCTATCCCGACCGCTTCATCCCCCTCGGCCTGCTGCCGCTGTGGGATCCGAACCTGATGGCCGCCGAGGTCAAGCGCCTGGCCGACAAGGGCTGCCATGCCGTCGTGTTCAACGACAACCCGACCAAGCGCGGCCTGCCCAGCGTCCACAGCGACCACTGGGAGCCGTTCTGGAAGGCGCTGGTCGACAACGACACCGCGGTCTGCCTGCACATCGGCTGCGGCAATGTCAGCCCGCACCCGTCGATGGAATCGCCGATCGAGGTGAACATCGCGACGATGCCGATGGCCGTGGCCTTCGGCGCGGCCGACTGGCTGAATCTCGCCGCGCTCAAGCGCTACCCGACGATGAAGATCGCGCTGTCGGAAAGCGGCATCGGCTGGATCCCCTACCTGCTCGAACGCGCCGACTACTCGAACGAACAGCATCGCGCCTGGACCCATTCGGGTATCTATTTCGAAGGCCAGAAGCCCAGTGACGTGTTCAAGAAGCACTTCACCAGCTGCTTCATTGACGACGCCTATGGCCTGCGCAACCTCGATCTCATCGGCGAGGACCGCGTGATGTACGAGGTCGACTATCCGCACTCGGACACGCCCTGGCCGCATGCCCCCGAAGTGCTGTGGAAGTCGGTCGGCCACCTGACCGACAACCAGATCGACAAGATCACCCACCTCAATGCCATGCGCGAGTTCAAGTTCAATCCGTTCAAGGAGAACACGCGCGAGACGCTTTCGGTTGGCGCGCTGCGTGCGAAGGCCAAGGCCAAGGGCGTCGACGTGTCGATCAAGTCGCAGAGCGGCGAGCGTCCGGCCCAGGTCGGCGAAGTCCGCCCCGTGACCTCGGGCGACGTCGTCGCCATGTTCGGTCGCCACGCCGAACCGGCCGACGCCTGA
- a CDS encoding acyltransferase has product MASDAYPKPHWGFRITPKSLEPQNNNLTLVRLVLASAVIVSHCYYQATGLDEVDWLSPWLGVPVSWVAVDGFFFLSGFLVFRSLVRHHDRRRFFLARLARMYPALLAFVLGATLLGIAYTTASLPRYFGGETLRFLLGNLSFMKAYYDLTGVHCGDPTALCTLNGSLWTLPWEMRCYLGLILLSLLGMTGARTMTYFVLPAAMLFMGLWYLSGLQDMVHTHVPAATYWLEQSARLFPLFLAGCAAALWRDRIRLHGGVVLALLAVQLLAAHTPIAFLTRLLFTAYAVLYFGFRPLRWTPSISRLPDYSYGIYIYAYPVMVLVTAWWPGLSAGQLALANFVAVLPFAAVSWHFLEKPVLEAFRRRSRVSAFASRPWPDQSAAAEAN; this is encoded by the coding sequence ATGGCCAGTGATGCCTACCCGAAGCCCCACTGGGGCTTTCGGATAACACCCAAATCGCTGGAGCCTCAGAACAACAATCTCACGCTGGTGAGGCTCGTTCTCGCATCGGCCGTCATCGTTTCGCACTGCTATTACCAGGCGACGGGCCTGGACGAGGTGGACTGGCTGTCGCCTTGGCTGGGCGTGCCGGTATCCTGGGTCGCCGTCGACGGCTTCTTCTTTCTCAGCGGCTTCCTCGTGTTTCGCAGCCTGGTGCGGCATCACGATCGTCGGCGCTTCTTCCTGGCCCGACTGGCCCGGATGTACCCCGCTTTGCTCGCTTTCGTGCTCGGTGCCACGCTGCTCGGCATTGCCTATACCACCGCCAGCCTGCCGCGCTATTTCGGCGGCGAGACGCTCCGCTTCCTGCTGGGCAATCTCAGCTTCATGAAAGCCTACTACGATCTGACCGGCGTCCATTGCGGCGATCCGACCGCGCTATGCACGCTAAACGGTTCGCTGTGGACCTTGCCCTGGGAAATGCGCTGCTATCTCGGGCTCATCCTGCTCAGCCTGCTCGGAATGACGGGCGCCAGGACGATGACCTACTTCGTCCTGCCTGCGGCCATGCTGTTCATGGGGCTGTGGTATCTCTCCGGCCTGCAGGATATGGTCCATACCCACGTCCCTGCTGCCACTTACTGGCTGGAGCAGTCCGCGCGGCTGTTTCCGCTGTTCCTCGCCGGTTGCGCCGCTGCCCTCTGGCGGGATCGCATCCGGCTGCACGGCGGTGTCGTCCTTGCGCTGCTGGCGGTCCAGCTCCTGGCGGCCCACACCCCCATCGCCTTCCTGACGCGGCTTCTGTTCACGGCCTATGCCGTGCTCTATTTCGGCTTCCGCCCGCTGCGCTGGACGCCGTCGATCTCGCGGTTGCCCGACTACAGCTACGGTATCTACATCTACGCCTATCCCGTTATGGTCCTGGTGACAGCGTGGTGGCCCGGATTGAGCGCCGGCCAGCTGGCCTTGGCGAACTTCGTCGCCGTCCTGCCCTTCGCTGCGGTGTCGTGGCACTTCCTCGAGAAGCCGGTCCTTGAGGCGTTCCGGCGGCGTTCGCGCGTGTCTGCATTCGCGTCCAGGCCCTGGCCGGATCAATCCGCTGCAGCGGAAGCGAATTGA
- a CDS encoding PilZ domain-containing protein, translating into MSALKAHWEITRSLQDGRSARRRKLSLESQGTTSSGIAADVLIHNLSTKGLLIETSAKLSIGEVLGVEVPHAGATLAVVMWNSGDLFGCEFVAPVPNAAISASLLQNPIERLSAVPATEVPLLRQDSGSPDIGAEVDAATDGAAIKSARLPLRTRALIIVGSSLLAWTLIIWVIARSL; encoded by the coding sequence ATGTCTGCACTCAAAGCACATTGGGAAATCACGCGATCCCTTCAGGACGGCCGTTCCGCGCGCCGCCGAAAATTGAGCTTGGAATCGCAAGGGACGACATCTTCGGGAATCGCTGCAGATGTTCTGATCCATAACCTGTCCACGAAGGGATTGTTGATCGAAACTTCCGCGAAACTATCGATCGGGGAAGTACTTGGGGTGGAAGTGCCTCATGCGGGCGCTACATTGGCAGTCGTCATGTGGAATAGCGGCGACTTGTTCGGGTGCGAGTTCGTCGCGCCCGTTCCAAACGCCGCGATCAGCGCTTCGCTGCTACAAAATCCGATCGAGCGGCTGAGCGCGGTCCCTGCAACCGAAGTACCCCTGCTTCGACAAGACAGCGGCAGCCCAGACATCGGCGCCGAGGTGGACGCCGCGACCGATGGGGCGGCGATCAAGAGCGCCCGGTTGCCGCTCCGCACCCGGGCACTGATCATCGTGGGCTCGTCGCTGCTGGCGTGGACGCTGATAATCTGGGTGATCGCGCGCAGCCTCTGA
- a CDS encoding glycine cleavage system protein R → MKTSVILSAVGGDRPGLTQGLAEAVFAAGGNWLESNLAHLGGKYAGAVLVELDAERLGELERAVQALNAGGLIVSIAPAGETPPVAGKPLWFELVGQDRPGIVHEVTGVLAGLGVNIEDFATRTEIGSMSAERLFRATARLTVPEGTSPDDVQAALEAISGEIMVDFTLKPA, encoded by the coding sequence ATGAAAACCAGCGTCATCCTTTCGGCCGTGGGCGGCGACCGTCCCGGCCTGACCCAGGGCCTTGCCGAGGCGGTCTTCGCCGCGGGCGGCAACTGGCTCGAAAGCAATCTCGCCCATCTCGGCGGCAAATATGCCGGTGCGGTTCTGGTGGAGCTCGATGCCGAGCGGCTGGGCGAACTGGAACGCGCCGTGCAGGCCCTCAATGCCGGCGGCCTGATCGTTTCGATTGCACCTGCAGGCGAGACGCCGCCGGTCGCGGGCAAGCCGCTGTGGTTCGAACTCGTCGGGCAGGACCGGCCGGGCATCGTCCACGAGGTGACCGGGGTGCTGGCCGGCCTCGGCGTCAACATCGAGGACTTTGCCACGCGCACCGAGATCGGCTCGATGTCCGCTGAGCGTCTGTTCCGGGCTACCGCGCGGCTGACCGTGCCGGAAGGTACCTCGCCTGACGATGTACAGGCCGCGCTCGAAGCGATTTCTGGCGAGATCATGGTGGACTTCACGCTTAAGCCGGCCTGA
- a CDS encoding polysaccharide deacetylase family protein — protein sequence MLTFLSQCARTGLSASTRRRAKHLVEPILSPIGTIERVRSSTRAVALTFDDGPDDLVTPRVLDKLSEYGATATFFVLTDRARDQPALIARMIAEGHEVALHCDRHDRLTTLPLGEVRSRLAAAKSELEHLTGRKVEHFRPPFGAQSFSTLAVARLLGFEIVGWGPYAEDWIEQTPQSACDKALGNVASGDIILLHDGMEMPAGDSPPAFDRVAMVDLILSGLADRNIQPVSVEKLVTLGPAVKTPWFRA from the coding sequence GTGCTGACCTTTCTTTCGCAATGCGCGCGAACGGGGCTCAGCGCCTCGACGCGTCGCAGAGCGAAACACCTCGTCGAGCCGATCCTGTCGCCCATAGGCACGATCGAACGCGTTCGATCGTCGACGCGGGCCGTCGCCCTGACTTTCGACGACGGCCCCGATGATCTCGTCACACCGCGGGTGCTGGACAAACTGTCCGAATACGGCGCCACGGCCACCTTCTTCGTCCTGACCGACCGGGCGCGCGACCAGCCCGCCCTGATCGCGCGCATGATCGCGGAAGGCCACGAGGTCGCGCTTCACTGCGACCGGCACGACCGGCTGACCACACTGCCGCTCGGCGAAGTCCGCAGCCGCCTGGCCGCCGCGAAAAGCGAGCTTGAGCACCTCACCGGCAGGAAGGTCGAACATTTCCGGCCTCCGTTCGGTGCGCAGTCGTTTTCCACTCTGGCCGTTGCCCGCCTGCTGGGCTTCGAGATCGTCGGCTGGGGGCCTTACGCCGAGGACTGGATCGAGCAGACGCCGCAATCGGCCTGCGACAAAGCGCTTGGCAACGTGGCGAGCGGCGACATCATCCTGCTGCATGACGGCATGGAGATGCCTGCGGGAGACAGCCCGCCGGCGTTCGACCGCGTTGCCATGGTCGATCTGATCCTGTCGGGCCTCGCCGACCGAAATATCCAGCCGGTGAGCGTCGAAAAGCTCGTCACCCTTGGGCCGGCGGTCAAGACGCCTTGGTTCCGTGCTTAG
- a CDS encoding CaiB/BaiF CoA-transferase family protein has product MNKPLAGVRILELASHVFVPIAGGVLTEWGAEVIKIEHPVTGDPYRGLVTAGLRGTYDGVDASFQMTNRGKQSVAIDLKNPQGREALYRMAKECDVFLTNYRPDARRRLQIDPEHIRAHNPNIIYVRGSGYGQRGPDKQRGGYDAAAYWSRVGFGEVFTPKGSEYPIMQRPAFGDVVGGITIAGAISAALFQRGQTGEAPIVDVSLMGVGMWQLAPDIMYAKLNAGQAAPAAAYDRKATWNPLSGNYRTRDGRFIILVMLDADRYWADFCQVVGHSEWIDDPRYKDMDARKANNRACVEMLDEMFLQRDFAEWVQVLAKAKGVWSPFQTPLEVHDDPQVAANGYLADVEMINGKDITMVTSPVQFNERPNQPTRAPEHGEHTEAALLGMGLSWEEIAALKESKAIG; this is encoded by the coding sequence GTGAACAAACCTCTTGCCGGCGTGCGCATCCTCGAACTGGCCAGCCATGTCTTCGTGCCGATCGCCGGCGGCGTCCTGACCGAATGGGGAGCCGAGGTCATCAAGATCGAGCATCCGGTGACGGGCGATCCCTATCGCGGCCTGGTGACCGCGGGCCTGCGCGGCACTTACGACGGCGTCGATGCCAGCTTCCAGATGACCAACCGTGGCAAGCAGTCGGTGGCGATCGACCTCAAGAACCCGCAGGGCCGCGAGGCGCTCTACCGGATGGCCAAGGAATGCGATGTGTTCCTGACCAATTATCGGCCCGATGCGCGCCGCCGGCTGCAAATCGATCCCGAGCACATCCGCGCGCACAATCCGAACATCATCTACGTCCGCGGCTCGGGCTACGGCCAGCGCGGGCCGGACAAGCAGCGCGGTGGCTACGACGCGGCGGCCTATTGGTCGCGTGTCGGCTTCGGCGAGGTGTTCACGCCGAAGGGATCGGAATATCCGATCATGCAGCGCCCGGCTTTCGGCGACGTCGTCGGCGGGATCACTATTGCCGGCGCGATCTCCGCGGCGCTGTTTCAACGCGGGCAGACGGGCGAGGCGCCGATCGTCGACGTCTCGCTGATGGGTGTCGGCATGTGGCAACTCGCGCCCGACATCATGTATGCCAAGCTCAACGCCGGCCAGGCCGCACCGGCCGCGGCCTATGACCGCAAGGCCACGTGGAATCCGCTTTCGGGCAACTACCGCACGCGCGACGGGCGCTTCATCATCCTCGTGATGCTCGATGCCGACCGCTACTGGGCCGATTTCTGCCAGGTGGTCGGCCACTCTGAGTGGATCGACGATCCGCGCTACAAGGACATGGATGCGCGCAAGGCGAACAATCGCGCCTGTGTCGAGATGCTCGACGAAATGTTCCTCCAGCGTGACTTCGCCGAATGGGTGCAGGTGCTGGCCAAGGCCAAGGGCGTCTGGTCGCCGTTCCAGACTCCGCTCGAAGTCCACGACGACCCGCAAGTGGCGGCCAACGGCTATCTCGCCGATGTCGAGATGATCAACGGCAAGGACATCACCATGGTCACCAGTCCGGTGCAGTTCAACGAACGGCCCAACCAGCCGACCCGCGCCCCCGAGCATGGCGAGCATACCGAGGCGGCACTGCTCGGCATGGGCCTGTCGTGGGAGGAGATTGCCGCGCTCAAGGAGAGCAAGGCGATCGGCTAG
- a CDS encoding tetratricopeptide repeat protein yields MSSLETAMIKARGAEKRGDFAEAERLYGAVLQKFPGNARARKGMDELFKARALALANTDTPPQEALDALSESYRQRQMLQVVSQAEALLVSYPRAMIVHNLLGAALLSIGDYARAEEALRTAHARGVRHAAICNNLGMALANLDRPTEAATFYREAIALDPNHAIARNNLGNALKKCGALAEAVNAFEQAIALQPDYADAWNNLALALEALGRLENAQDAFRRVLTLKPDHAPACNNLGNLRASLGDLSGALALYEEALRIDPNHADAHFNLGNLYKKQGRLAEANAAYECAKAARPNYADAWAEQGKALVLEAKLDLAIAAFDQALAINPGHVVARTHRLFYQAHLCDWSALADWQALDEAADTAISPFAALTFGDDPAAQLRRSRAWAAQTFGRNTTPCPHLRPPRTAVSGSATSPPTSTITRRST; encoded by the coding sequence ATGAGCAGCCTTGAAACCGCGATGATCAAGGCCCGGGGCGCCGAGAAGCGCGGCGACTTTGCCGAGGCCGAGCGGCTCTACGGCGCGGTCCTGCAGAAGTTTCCCGGCAATGCGCGCGCGCGTAAGGGCATGGACGAACTGTTCAAGGCCCGTGCCCTTGCGCTGGCGAATACCGATACGCCGCCGCAGGAGGCTCTCGACGCGCTTTCCGAAAGCTACCGGCAGCGCCAGATGCTGCAGGTCGTCAGCCAGGCCGAGGCGCTGCTCGTCTCGTACCCGCGCGCGATGATCGTCCACAACCTGCTGGGCGCCGCGCTGCTGTCGATTGGCGACTATGCGCGTGCCGAAGAAGCCTTGCGCACGGCCCATGCGCGCGGCGTGCGCCATGCGGCGATCTGCAACAACCTGGGCATGGCCTTGGCCAATCTCGACCGGCCTACCGAAGCCGCCACCTTCTACCGCGAGGCGATCGCGCTCGACCCGAACCATGCCATCGCCCGCAACAACCTCGGCAACGCGCTGAAGAAGTGCGGCGCGCTGGCAGAAGCGGTCAATGCCTTCGAACAGGCCATCGCGCTCCAGCCCGACTATGCCGATGCCTGGAACAATCTCGCCCTGGCGCTGGAAGCGCTCGGACGCCTGGAGAACGCGCAGGACGCCTTTCGCCGGGTCCTGACGCTCAAGCCGGACCACGCCCCTGCTTGCAACAACCTCGGCAACCTGCGCGCCAGCCTCGGCGACCTGAGCGGTGCGCTTGCTCTCTACGAAGAAGCGCTGCGGATCGATCCAAACCACGCGGATGCGCATTTCAACCTCGGCAACCTCTATAAGAAGCAAGGCAGACTTGCCGAGGCGAACGCGGCTTACGAATGCGCCAAGGCCGCGCGCCCGAACTATGCCGACGCCTGGGCCGAGCAGGGCAAGGCACTGGTTCTTGAAGCCAAGCTCGACCTGGCGATCGCAGCATTCGACCAGGCGCTGGCGATCAATCCCGGCCATGTCGTCGCACGGACCCATCGGCTGTTCTACCAGGCGCATCTCTGCGACTGGTCGGCCTTAGCGGACTGGCAGGCACTAGACGAAGCGGCCGATACGGCAATCTCGCCGTTCGCGGCGTTGACCTTCGGAGACGATCCCGCTGCGCAACTCCGCCGCTCGCGCGCCTGGGCAGCACAGACCTTCGGCCGGAACACGACCCCCTGCCCGCACCTGCGCCCGCCAAGGACGGCCGTATCCGGATCGGCTACTTCTCCGCCGACTTCCACGATCACGCGACGCTCTACCTGA
- a CDS encoding flippase, producing MSIGRNTAYNLVGSAIPLVLALVTVPLYIKLVGADRYGVLAIAWVLLGYFGLFDLGLGRATTYQIAALKDASEEERAGVFWSAVIINLGMGVVGGAVLWLCSHYFFSYLFKVDGALRDEVISSIGLLAFAVPIATLTGVLSGALMGRGQFLWTNMVSITSTSLFQLFPLAVAWWFGPNLWGLLLAAILARVVAIMVLWLRCYFTVAHRLAPRFDRSKARALLSYGGWVALTSLVAPALVMLDRFAIGAVIGAAAVAIYTIPFQLAQRIGIVPISLMTALFPRLPTASPEERDSLSNRATETLASALGGPTLVAILLLHPFLNLWVGPTLGDQAATVGRLLVFGFWINAFAVVPYSRMQASGRPDMVVKVYGIEILIYLALLYFCMKNFGLVGCAIALILRNIGDYCLLSYAASGAIRI from the coding sequence ATGAGCATCGGACGCAATACCGCTTACAACCTGGTCGGCTCGGCCATTCCGCTGGTGCTCGCGCTGGTTACGGTTCCGCTCTACATCAAGCTGGTCGGCGCAGACCGTTATGGTGTGCTCGCGATCGCCTGGGTGCTCCTGGGTTATTTCGGCCTGTTCGACCTGGGGCTGGGGCGGGCGACGACCTACCAGATCGCGGCTCTCAAGGATGCGAGCGAAGAAGAGCGGGCCGGCGTGTTCTGGTCGGCCGTAATCATCAATCTCGGCATGGGGGTGGTCGGCGGCGCCGTGCTCTGGCTCTGCTCGCACTACTTTTTTTCCTATCTGTTCAAGGTCGACGGCGCGCTTCGCGACGAAGTGATATCGAGCATCGGGCTGCTTGCCTTCGCCGTCCCGATCGCGACGCTGACGGGGGTTCTGTCCGGCGCCCTCATGGGTCGGGGGCAGTTCCTCTGGACGAACATGGTCTCGATCACGTCGACCTCGCTGTTCCAGCTCTTTCCGCTAGCCGTCGCCTGGTGGTTCGGGCCCAACCTCTGGGGGCTTCTGCTCGCGGCGATCCTGGCGCGGGTGGTCGCGATCATGGTGCTCTGGCTGCGATGCTACTTCACGGTCGCGCATCGACTTGCCCCGCGCTTCGACCGCTCGAAAGCGCGCGCGCTGCTGAGCTATGGCGGCTGGGTCGCTTTGACCTCGCTGGTCGCCCCGGCGCTGGTCATGCTCGATCGCTTCGCGATCGGCGCCGTCATCGGCGCGGCCGCCGTGGCGATCTATACCATCCCGTTCCAGCTGGCCCAGCGCATCGGGATCGTGCCGATCTCGCTGATGACGGCGCTGTTTCCCCGCCTTCCCACAGCCTCTCCGGAGGAACGCGACAGCCTGTCGAACCGGGCGACCGAGACGCTGGCAAGCGCCCTAGGCGGACCGACATTGGTCGCTATCCTGCTGCTCCACCCCTTCCTCAATCTGTGGGTCGGGCCGACGCTGGGCGATCAGGCCGCCACGGTCGGCCGGCTGCTGGTGTTCGGTTTCTGGATCAACGCCTTCGCGGTCGTCCCCTACAGCCGGATGCAGGCCTCGGGCCGCCCGGACATGGTGGTCAAGGTCTACGGGATCGAGATCCTGATCTACCTCGCGCTTCTGTACTTCTGCATGAAGAACTTCGGGCTTGTCGGCTGCGCGATCGCCCTGATCCTGCGGAACATCGGCGACTATTGCCTGCTCTCCTACGCTGCGAGCGGCGCTATCCGGATCTGA
- a CDS encoding right-handed parallel beta-helix repeat-containing protein: MTAQAVGGPRAALMGTCSKQPGHRYVAASKADLEALLKCDLDGATIALKPGSYGRVNLGAAKGLTLLSDNPAQPASFETIVIDGGNRIALSGLRFGGSIEGLAWRVQVDDGSGIDLSELDVVGQSPPDGNVPGGVYIHNSKQVSLKRLKVSLVSNGIRLIGTRQVVVADNIIHDFGSDAIQASDASQSVISGNYISSAHPAPGDHPDGVQIFTLGNQTAQTDIVVKDNLIEKGAGGLMQGIFVTDETDRNPYANLEITNNIVIGSMYHGITIAGAASGSVRGNVVVPLDGQQNWIKLVKANALELEDNVAQDLMKDNSNLQAKAELGNNRRMIVPPADAAAASRAWKAKHLPAEASNGQ; this comes from the coding sequence GTGACCGCCCAGGCAGTCGGTGGACCGCGCGCGGCTCTCATGGGCACCTGCTCCAAGCAGCCCGGGCACCGCTATGTCGCCGCATCGAAGGCCGATCTCGAGGCGCTGCTCAAATGCGATCTCGACGGCGCCACGATCGCCTTGAAGCCCGGCAGCTATGGCCGGGTCAACCTGGGCGCCGCGAAGGGGCTCACGCTTCTGTCCGACAACCCCGCTCAGCCGGCGTCGTTCGAGACGATCGTGATCGACGGCGGCAATCGCATTGCCCTCTCGGGGCTGCGTTTCGGGGGGAGCATCGAGGGCCTCGCCTGGCGCGTACAGGTCGATGACGGTTCCGGTATCGACCTTTCCGAACTCGACGTGGTCGGCCAATCGCCGCCCGACGGCAACGTCCCGGGCGGGGTCTATATTCACAACAGCAAGCAGGTGTCGCTCAAGCGACTCAAGGTCTCGCTCGTGTCGAACGGAATTCGGCTCATCGGGACGCGCCAGGTCGTCGTCGCGGACAACATCATTCACGATTTTGGCTCCGATGCGATCCAGGCGAGCGATGCTTCGCAGTCTGTGATCAGCGGCAATTACATTTCGAGCGCCCATCCCGCACCGGGAGACCATCCGGACGGTGTCCAGATATTCACCCTCGGAAACCAGACCGCGCAAACGGACATCGTGGTCAAGGACAACCTGATCGAGAAGGGCGCGGGCGGCCTGATGCAGGGCATCTTCGTGACCGACGAAACGGACAGGAATCCGTACGCGAACCTGGAGATCACGAACAATATCGTGATCGGTTCGATGTATCACGGGATCACGATTGCCGGTGCCGCCAGCGGGTCGGTTCGCGGCAATGTCGTCGTTCCCCTGGACGGCCAGCAGAACTGGATCAAGCTCGTCAAGGCGAATGCGCTCGAGCTGGAAGACAACGTGGCGCAGGACCTGATGAAGGACAATTCCAACCTGCAGGCCAAGGCGGAACTGGGCAACAACCGTCGCATGATCGTGCCGCCCGCCGACGCGGCGGCCGCAAGCAGGGCATGGAAGGCCAAGCACCTCCCCGCGGAAGCGAGCAATGGCCAGTGA